DNA sequence from the Mangifera indica cultivar Alphonso chromosome 18, CATAS_Mindica_2.1, whole genome shotgun sequence genome:
TATCATCTACTTTTGAACGCTTAACAAAATGATTTATCTTTCCAGGCAAGCAGCCTGTGGCGAAAAGTTCAAGACCGCTTAGAGGCTGATGAAAGATGTCACGTCTTGAGAAAATTGATCGACTGGAAATTTTTCAGATAATTTACTTCATTTGactattaaaaatacatttttaagtTGAGCTAAGTTTGAGACTTTGTAACAGGAATATTTACGTGATTTAGAGAAGGAAGAGGAGCAATGAAAGCAAAGtccattcattcattcattgtaATACTTTACTTGGTCATGCACAACAGCATATcctcaaacaaaaaaaaaaaaaaaatagaaaaactttttaaaaatactgcAAATTTTTTCCCCAAGGCAATTGAGAAAACGAGAAAACATATATCTCCATCTTTTTTTAACGAGAAGAGGACCAATGAAACTCCAAAAGCCAACCACAAATCCAGGTGCCATGCTCACATAGAACCAATCAACTTCATGTTCATTACCATTTCTGTTTTCGTACTCAGGATTTGGAACAATCATAGTACAATTCTGAAGCGGAGGTCCACATAGTTCATTGCTGGTAAAAGAAGAGGCCTCAAAGCTTTGTGGTTGAGTGCTTTAAGGAATTTTCTCAATCAAATTGTTGTTGGATAAGTTCAAGCTACTCAAAGTTGTCAAATTTGACATACTCTCTGGGATTTCACCAAAAAGATAGTTTGCAGATAAATCAAGTGTCTCTATTGATCTCATGTGACCAATATTCTCAGGACTTGTTCCTGTAAAAGAATTGTGTGACAAATTAAGTGTTTGTAATGCTCCCAGATTTGTCACTTTTTCAGGTATCTCGCCTGAGAAACTATTATGAGAGAGGTCGACAAGTCTTGCCAGATTAAGAGAGGTGTGATATTCCAACATACGCCCTTTTACCACAACAGATGTATCTTCAACAAAATCTTCTGATTCAACATCTGAACATACAATTCTGTTGCTGATTCCAGTGAAGTTTATTGTCACCAGGGCACTGATGTTGCTGATGCAGCTCGGTATTGTTCCAGAAAGGTTGTTGGAAGCAAGGTCCGGGATTTGTAAATTCACAAGATGGCAAAGTTCAGCGGGAAAAAGTCCATGGAAATTATTCGAATGCAGGTTGAGAATCACCATATCTGAGAAAGAATTCCCAATCCATGTTGAAAGATTTCCAACCAACTGATTTTCACCAAAATCAAGTACCTGTAACTTTGTGCAATTTGTAAGAGATAAAGGGACTGCTCCAGAGAGGCTGTTCTTGCGAAGATGAAGGGACTCGAGAAAAGTCAAAGTTCCCATGGAGACAGGAAGGACACCACTGAAGTTATTGTTATCCAAATCCAGAACAGACAAGGATTGCAAATTCATCCAGCAATCAGGCAACTCTccatataaaagattatatctGAGGTTGAGAATTCGAGTTGCCCTTGACCCATTTTTCCCATAACACATAAAGTGGGACATAGATCCTGATAACTATTATTGGAAAGATCTAATTGAACCAGATTGGAGGATACCAGAGGCAATGGACCTGAAAATTTATTAGAACTCAAGTCAAGATACTTCAATTTGGTGACCTCACTCAAATTTGGAATCTCCCCACGGATTTGGTTGTTGGagagatttaaaaattcaaattggtGGATAGATTTCCAAAACGACTCAGGAATTGTATCTGAAATTCCTGCGTTTGATAAATCCagagaatataaatatttttgtgagTGAACCCATGAAGGAAATTGAAGCCCTAAACGACAAGATCCCAACTGTAAAGATTCAAGCTGAAAAGAAGGAACCCAATCAGGACTAACTTTCAGCTCCAATGAGTTTTCATTTGCAGTAAACACAAGCAGCCTTGTGAGATTAGTAAAGTGAATCTGAGAAAGAGTTCCATTCAGTTGATTATTAGAAATATCTAGGAATTCTAATGATGAAAGTTCTCCTAAAGAAGATGGCATAGGACCAGAAATGGAGTTGTCATGCAAAACAAGAAACTGCAAACTTTGAAATTGCCCAAGTTGATCGGTAATCTGACCCCAAAGTTGATTGTAACTTAAATCTAATGACTCTAGTCTCTCAGAAACACATGTCGAGAGAATATCTAAGATCTCAGACATCTCTTGACTCAATCGAAGCTTTGTCAGAAAAATTGAGTGCAAATTGCAAAGTCTTCCTAACGATTTTGGAAATTTTCCCTCAAATCTGTTGATGGAAAGATCAAGGAAAATGAGGGAAGTCAAGTTTCCAATAGCAGTAGAAATTGTACCTTGCAACATATTCCATCTTAAACCAAGATGCTTAAGATGGTTAAATTTGTACAACCAAGCGGGTATTGAAGAATTGAAACGGTTGATAGATAAATCAAGAAACTCAAGAGAAGTCAAGTTTTAAAGTCCATTGGGTATAGGATCTTGGAAATAATTAGATCTTAGATCAAGGTATACTAAATTAAAGAGACTAAAAACCCAAGAAGGAATCAAAGTGTTCAATTCGTTGAAAGAAAGATCAAGTTCGGTCAGGGATGAAAAATTTGCACTTGTTATAGGAGGAAACTGACCAAGTTGACAACTGTGCAATCGTAACACTACCAGAGAAGGGAGTGTATTTATCACCTTCAACCAACTATCATTGACTTTGCTAAGGTCCACTGAGTCCAAATCCAGATACTTCAATGATGAAAGACGAGACAACCACCAAATTTTCTCAGTGTATAGATAGGAGTTGC
Encoded proteins:
- the LOC123201756 gene encoding receptor-like protein EIX2, with translation MNLQSLSVLDLDNNNFSGVLPVSMGTLTFLESLHLRKNSLSGAVPLSLTNCTKLQVLDFGENQLVGNLSTWIGNSFSDMVILNLHSNNFHGLFPAELCHLVNLQIPDLASNNLSGTIPSCISNISALVTINFTGISNRIVCSDVESEDFVEDTSVVVKGRMLEYHTSLNLARLVDLSHNSFSGEIPEKVTNLGALQTLNLSHNSFTGTSPENIGHMRSIETLDLSANYLFGEIPESMSNLTTLSSLNLSNNNLIEKIP